The genomic window TATACGGCGAACATTGTCAACTGTCACCTTGCTTGCGTTGTTCTGCTGTTGGTATTTCGCAAGATACAGCCGAAGATCATCGGTCGTGATTTCTTTTATCCATTTGCTTGTAGTGGATAATAGTCTCTCTATCGTTGTCTGATAGTATTTCAATGTATTTTCGGAACAGCCCTCAACACGTTTTGCTGAGATAAACATTTCAAGAAAATGGCTGTTCTCCTGCCTATTCTTTTCAGAGGTATCTGCGCTTTCTGTCATATCCACGCTTTTCAGCCTTGTTTCAAGCACAGAACGCAGCTCGTCCAACTGCCTGCTATCAAGAAGCCCTGCAACATCATGTAATATCTCCCGTATTATCGTTTCCTTCATCATTACTCGCTCCGATCTATGGTATATTTCTATAATTATAGCATAGATCGGTGCTAAATGATAATTTAGCGGCTTGAAATCGTCATAAGGATAAATTCTTGCATCTTTTGCAGTTGTTCAATCTCAGTGTTGTTCTTTTCCATAAATACGATGAGTTTCATAATTTTTTTGGCGAAAGATTGCTGCAATTCAAGAGGTGGGACAGCAATAGGATAGGCATGGACATCGTTCCGATTTAGTGTGGGTACAGCACTTCCTCCAACAAAACCATCATAGTTTAGATTTTTGAGCAAATAGAATATCCAAATGCACTCAGCATTAAAAATCTGCTTAACATATAGGGATGTATTGTGTGTCCAACAATCACAAAGGTATAATCTTGGATTTCCTATATTTCCGCTTCGCCCCATTACAATTACTGGTGCTTTCGCTGTATATTGATTATGATAACCTATTGTTCCTGTTGAACCTGCAACCGGATATTCTCCTCCAAGCATTTCAGCTCTTGGGAGATCATGTCCCCTTTGAAGTTGTAATACATCGCCAACTGTTCCTTGTTTCCATGAATTGTTATCTGCCCTATCAACAAACACTTCTTGGTACAGTGATTGTGCAGTTGCTTCTAAATTATCATTTATCCGCTGTTTCAGTGTAATTCTGTCGGTAATTGCTTTATAGCTTGAAACTATTCTTAACTGTTCATCCAATGGCGGTACGGGCAATTCTATACGGCATATATCGTTCCATGTTATACCACCTCTGACGCTGCCGTCTGTTTTAAGCCAACATATTCTGTCAAACTCAGGTCGGCGAAACCACATCATAAGAAATTCTTCGTTGAGCTTCGTATTATCAACTACCTCGAACATAAAATATGCAGGAGATACGATTGCAGGAGTATCATCAGTATACAAAGCTACCGGAAGGCGCTCATCACGTCCGACGTGCATAGGATTACAAGCGAACAAGCCTTTGCTGATAAGCTTATATTTGCTCAAATCTGTTCCGATAACATTAGCAACAGAAGGCATAAAAAACTTATCAATATTTATTCCCAGCACCTTATCACTTACAAGATCACGATTGCGATAATCTACAAGACGGATATGATTTCCTAAAATATCATAACTTGATTTCATACCCCAACTCCTTAAACACATCCAGCAGATCAGCCTTAGACTTTTCTTCTTCGATCAACAGCTCTTTCAGTTCTGCCTGTAAGCCTTTCATCTTAGTATCGAAATCTATGTTTTCATCACGGTTTACGAACTCGATATATCGGCTCGGTACAAGAGTGAAGCCCTTTTCAGCAACTTCATCGTAAGAAGCACTGTAGCAAAACTCAGGAATATCCTGATAGTTTTCTTCATAGCCTGTCTGCTGCCAAGCATGATATGTAGCTGTGACTTTGGCTCTGTCTTCCTCGGTCAGCTCCACATATTTCTTTTCAAACGGACTGCCCATCTGACGCAGATCCATAAACAGTATTTCACGCTCACGGTCACGATAATGAATAGTCTCGCCGTTTTTTTCAACATCACGGGCTTTCTTGTTTTTATTCAGTATCCAGAGCGTAACGCTTATATCCGTCGTATAGAACAAGCTTCTCGGCAGAATAATAATAGCTTCAACAAGGTTGTTGTCAATGAGCTGCTTTCTGATTTTCAGCTCCGTGCCGTCATCAGATAAAGCACCATTGGCAAGCAGGAAACCAGCAACACCATTCTGAGACAGCTTTGATACGATATTCAGGATCCAGCCATAGTTTGCATTGCTGGTAGGCGGTACTTCATATCCATTCCAACGGGGATCATCGACAAGCTCGTTCTCAGCTCTCCATTCCTTCTGATTGAATGGAGGATTTGCCATGATGTAATCTGCTTTCAGATCTTTGTGCTGATCGTTAGTAAAGGTATTCGCAGCCATTTCGCCCAGGTTAGCAGAAATACCACGGATGGCGAGGTTCATCTTAGCAAGCTTGAATGTAGTGTTGGTATACTCCTGACCGTAGATAGATACTTTCTTTTTGTTGCCGCTGTGGGCTTCAACGAATTTTATTGACTGTACGAACATACCGCCTGAACCACAACAAGGGTCATACAGTATGCCGTCATACGGCTCTATCAGCTCGGCAATAAGATTAACGATACATTTCGGAGTATAGAATTCGCCCTTGCCTTTACCTTCTGCGAGAGCAAACTTGCCGAGAAAATACTCATAGATACGCCCGATAATATCATTCTCGGAATCATCGGTATTGATCTTATCAATCTCATCAAGCAGCGATGCGAGTTTGCTTGTATCTATATGTAAACGAGAATAGTAGTTATCAGGGAGTGCGCCTTTCAGTGCAGGATTTGTTTTCTCTATCGTAAAGAGCGCGGTATCTATTTTCAGTGCAATATCATCCTGCTTTGCATTTTCCATGATAAAGCTCCAGCGGCTCTCGGCAGGAAGATAGAAAACATTGTCTTTCGTATAGAAAGCAATATTGTCTACAAATTTATCCCCATATTTCTCAACGATCATTTTACGCTGAGCTTCAAATTTATCACTTGCGAATTTCAGGAAGAACAAGCTCAGAACAACGTGCTTATACTCAGCAGGCTCAACAGAGCCACGGAGCTTGTCCGCAGATTTCCATAAAGCTTCTTCCATTGAAACAACTTTTTTCGGTTTAGCAGCTTTTGCCATGTTATGACCTCCATGCCCCTCAAATGTTTCAGGGTATTATCTTATATATTATACCACATTCCGCAATGTTTTTCAATGGGGAAACTACATATTTTTATATCTTTCTACTAAATTAGACCATATTATCATTCGATAAACTACAAAAGCCGAACTCCTCAAAAACTGAGAGTACGGCTTTTGTATTGTTGTATATGATTCAGCTCTTTTTATTCATCAGAACACTCATCAAGACCATGTAGAAGTTGAATATAAACACACTCCGCACGGTCACGTTCCTCGCCATCGGTGGTCATCATGAGTTCAAGGTAATACGCTTTAGCCTGTTCGTAGTCCGTCCAGACTTCACGTATGCCGTTATAGACCGTAGTGACTGTATTTGATTTTGGCATTGCCAATTCAGGTATAGATAACATATGATTTACCTCCATTATTCGATTACGATATAGTCCTTCTATTAGTGTTATATCAAAGGTAGCTGTTTGGGCTGAGGTCTCCATAAGAAATACCTAATAAGCACGGTATTCATGGGGTACATTTTGAAAAATGACCACCCTGAATACAGGAGCTTGTCAGAGGTTTTTGCACCCCTAAGACCCCGCTTGAAAAATAAAAGAAAAAGTGATATAATTGATAATGAAAATGGGCGAATACTAAGATTTTGGAGGTTTGTCTATGAACGTAAAATCAGACGAGGAACGGAAGTCAAAGGTGCTGAAATTCCGCTTGAATGACAGGGAGTTTGCCAAGCTGAAACAATACAGGGAGGAGAGTGGTCTGCGCTCAATGTCGGAGTATATTTACAATTCGATTCTTGCCACTCCCATAATCGAGATCACGGACGAAGAGCTTGCACCCGAAAAGGCAAGATTCAAAGAGATTGCCGACCGCATAAATTCCATAGCAATTCAGGTCAATCAGACGGGGAATATTTATCCCGAAGATATGCAGGAAATACAGCAGGGAGTTGAAGAAATTTCGGCAAGGCTTGCAGAGTACCAATCAAAGTTGGAACGCTTGCTGTGACACCGCAGACGTTCAGAGCGATAGTCGACAAGGCTCACGAGGACGTGAGAAAATAAGGGAAAAAATGCACCAAGGAAAATGCTTTTATTGCTGCGCCCTGAACAAGAATTATTACAATTATTTCGCAGAGCTGGACTCCGAAAACGGAATAGGCTATAATAAACTTACAATACTTTTTGGAGGTGCAAGATATGTTAGCAATTCCCGAATTGGCAATGCCGAGAACAAACAAGGTCACGACCGTATGCAACGGCAGGCGTGAGGTCTGGACGGACTACGAACAAGCAAAGGCATATTTCCTTGAACTCATGATGACCGCCGAGGGCGAGGAACATGTCCGAGCGGAGTGCGTTTATATTCAGCTATTACACGGACTTGACGAGTGCAGTGATGAGGACGAATAATCAAAAAAGGCTTTGCAGAAATGTAGAGCCTTTTGTTATGTCCTCAGACGAACGGAAACGTGCTTCAGAGCCGTCCGAACTTAACTAATTGCCTGAAAAGAAAAGACCTGAGAAATGCTTGTATGAGCAAATCTCAGGTCTTTGTCTGCTATTCAGGCAGTTATTTCGTTGCACGCCATAATGCCGATCTGAACATCAGCGTAACGGAAAGGGAGTGTGTCATTAGACTTTTGGCTAATGGAGCATCATTATTTTCATAATTTGCATTATGAGAAGTTCTCCGACGGCACGGTAAAGTGTATTGAAGATGAGATACCGTTTGAGCTGCCTAACGGGTGGGTTTTTCTAAGATTGCAATCGTTTGTATCATTTATAGGTGGTAATCAGCCTCCAAAAGCAACATTTGAATATAAACAAACGCCTGATAACATACGATTGATACAAATTAGAGATTATAAAACGGATAAATTCAAAACATTTATCCCTAAAGATAAAGCAAAACGCTTGAGATATACAAAGTTTTTTACCCGCACCACGAAGAAAATATGGCTTATCCAAATCCTCCAACAGCGGTTTATTATATTTCTTAAATATAGCTTTTATATAATCCTTATAATATTCCCTGCGTTCAGGATTTGCCTTTATATCCGCTAAGATCCTGTTATATTCATCAATTGCACAAAGCGCCCTTGCGTGATGAAGGTCAGCATCGTGGTTCATTTGCTCTTTTGAAAGCACAGTTTCCCTACCGTCGGCAATTGCCTGACGCATATATTTATTCAGAATATCGCCGTATAGGGTGCGTATAATCGACCACATATTCACCCGTTGCCTTACATACAGCCGCAAGCTTTAAGTTTATAGTGTTCGGTGAGTCGCCTTTGGTTATAAGCGAGTTAATATATGGTTGTATATATTTAATGCTGTCAGATATAGAAACCCTGCTTGTACCCGTCTGTATATATACGAAATTCGCAAAATCCCTAACAAAACGTATATAATTCTTCATCGTGCTATAACTAAAGATTTTATCTTTGGCAGCGTCTATATGTAAAATCTCTTTATATATATCTGACTTTGAAGCGCCTATATTTATAAGTTCTCTATATGCTCAACAAGAGAGTTCATTCGTGTTAACGGCTCCAATACTCCAACCGATGTTGTCAGAGCTCAATTTCTTAAGCTCAATAACGACAATATCCAGCATATCCTCACTAATCTTAATGACCATGCTGTAGATGTTACAAATGTAAGAGCATATATAATCACTATGCTCTATAATGAAATAACAACCCGCAATATTGCAGATTCAATCGAATTTAACGAGTAATATGAACAGAAAGGAGCATTCATATGTCATACACACCAACCTCACTTTCTCGCCTTATCTGGTGCCGTATCAGATTTTTCCAACGTCTTAATGAGGTAAGCAATGAGAACCTCGCCAAAACCCTCGGCGTAATGCCGAGGACGCTCTATACATACGACAAAACAGCCGGAAATATAACCTTGAATCAGCTTGAGAGCTTTATCGACGAATACTCGCTTTCTATCGAGCAATTAATATCAATTTAGGGAATAGACCAATACATTTTGGCCAATACTCAAAATAAAACGGAGGCAGCCACCATGACAAAAACCAACAAAACCGCCGAGCTTGCCCTAAAGAAAGCTACCCTCGAAGCGTGGGCTCGCATTCTCTATAACGAGGGCATGATCGACCTGAAAAGATGCAATATGATGATCGCCCACATACAGAAGCTTTCATCATGATCCCGACAGGACTGCTGCTTTAAGGCAGCGGTCCTTGATTTTTAGTGCTTCAAGCTTGACAGCAAAGCAGACTCTATGCTATAATAATTATAATCGGTATGGAATCATAATTAGTTTAATAAAAAAGGAGATAATAATGGATATATACAGCGCAGCCAACAAAATGAAAACGGAAGGGAAAAATATTTTTGACCTGGATATTCGTGTTACCTTTTACGCCCGAGTTTCCACCACCCGTGAGGAGCAGGAAAACTCTATCGACAATCAGATAAACTTCTTTACCGAGTATATAAAAAGCAACCGCCACTGGACGTATGTTGAGGGCTATGTTGACAGGATAAGGGGCGAGTCTGCCGAAAACAGAACTAACTTTATGAGAATGATAGCCGACGGCAAGGCAGGTGTTTTTGACCTCGTAATAACAAAGGAAGTCAGCCGTTTTGCAAGAAACACTATCGACAGCCTTACCTATACAAGGGAGCTTTTAAGAGCAGGTGTCGGTGTGTTTTTCCAAAACGATAATATAAACACTATCGACACCGACTCGGAGCTTAGGCTTACCATAATGTCATCTATCGCAGCAGATGAGGTAAGGAAGCTTTCCGAGCGTGTGCGCTGGGGTCATAAGCGTGCTATCGAAAGCGGAAATGTCTTGGGCAACAGCCGCATTTTCGGCTATGATAAAAATGACTGCAAGCTCGTCATCAATGAAGAGGAAGCCAAAATGGTAAGAATGATCTTTGAGCTTTATGCAACGGGCGATTACAGCTCACGAAAGCTTGAAAGGGAGCTTTACGAGCTCGGCTACCGTGGGCGTGAGGGTACAAGGATACATCACAACACGATAAACGGCATAATCCAAAACCCAAAATACAAGGGCTGGTACTGCGGCAATAAGGTCAAGATAATCGACTACCGCACAAGAGAGCAGCGCTTTCTTCCCGAGAGCGAATGGATAACTTACAAGGACGAAAGCGGCGAGGTAGTTCCTGCGATAGTTAGTGAGGAGCTTTGGGATAAGTGCAACGAGATCTTCAAGGAGCGCAGCACTGCAATCAAAAGCCGAACACGCTCGTTCAAGGATAAGAGCGTGTTCACAGGAAAAATATGGTGCAAGGCACACGATGTTCCATATTGGCGGACAAGCTACTCTAACTCCTCCACAAAGGGAAAGCCCGTTTATCAATGGATATGCTCCGAGAAAAGGCGCAACGGATCACATAGCTGCTCGTCATTCTCGATAATGGAAAGCGATCTTTACAAAATGCTCTCCGAGCAATTTAAGAACGTGGCGGGAAATATTGAAGAATATGTCAGCGACTTCCTTAAGGTGTATGACGAAACAGCCTTTGAAAACAATACCGCAGCACAGCTCGGTGAGCTTCAGGCAAGGCTTGAAAAAGAAAGAACTAAGCGTGAAAAGCTGCTTGACCTTTACACCGAGGATATTATAACCCGTGCGGAATTCAAAAAACGAAACGATAATCAAAACGTTCTGATCGAACAGCTTGAAGAGGATATCAGAACACTTAAGCAGTCGGCAGCAGATAAGCAAGACTATGCAATGGAGCTTAAAAAAATAGAACAGTACTTCAAAACGATGTACTGCCCCGAGGGTGATATGACAAAAGAACAGGTCGATGAGCTTGCAAAAACGATCATCGACCATATAGACGTTATACCTGTAAACGATACGACGATGAAGCTTGAAATAAAGCTCAAAACCTCGCATTCTACGGACTTTTCCTATGTTAGACACGGCAGCGGAAGATACGGCTGTCGTTGTGGACACATCATATTGACCATCTGGCCGCCGATAGAGCCTGCCTCACGGGATGTGAGGTCGCCGTTGTAGCCCTGCTTGAGGTTTACGCCTACTTCGTTGGCTGCTTCCATCTTGAATCTGTTAAGAGTATCTCTGCCCTGCTGTGTTGTTAAACCTTTCATTTTTAAGTCTCCTTTGTTTGAAATTGTATCTTAACGGGCTTGCGATTATATTTTGCGCAGCATCTTCCTTTGTATGTGTGGGAATTTTTGGACAGTTTGATGATAAATGCATTTTAGGCAACACCGCACAACCACCGGCGGATACCTTTGCACGCCATCCACTTGCAAATTTTCCGTCATATTACCCAAATTTACCTTGAAATACGTTAGTATTCCTGCGGTAAATTTAGCCAATCTGACGAAAAATTTGACTGCGTGTCTGACGTACAATGGCCCAGCGGTGTTGCCTTTATGATAAAGCATTTTCTTTATACATTCAGCAGATTTGTGATATAAATGTATCTGCGTTCTGCTTTAGTGTTGTGATAACGCCTATAATGTGTAAAAATTGTTGACTTTTCGCTTGTGCTGTGATATAATATCTGTGTATGTGAAATTTTGTATAATTCGAGGAAAGCGGTCGGTAAAATGATAACTGATGTGATAAAACAGCTTGAAAAAACAGCTTTGAAATACCCCGATAAGAGAATGTTCTCTGATGAGAACGGCTCGCTCACATTCTCGCAGGTGAGGGATAAGGCAAAGAGCCTTGCTTCGGCGCTTATACCGCTTACCGAAGGGAGGAGCCCTGTTGCTGTCATGAGCAGCCGCTGCTCGCTCACGCCGGCAGTCTTTTTGGGAATAGCTTATGCCGGGTGCTTCTATGCGCCTATGGATTCTACTCAGCCGCAAAAGCGCCTTGAGGGTATCCTCGGTGTGCTTGACCCGAAGCTGCTTATAGCCGACAGAGAAAACGCCGAGCGTGCAAAGTCGATGGGCTTTAAGGGCGAGGTGCTCATAGCCGAGGAACTTTTTGAGACTGAGGTAAACGAGCAGGCGCTTGCAGACAGGCATAAGACCGCCTGCGTTGATGACCCGCTCTATGTGATATTCACCTCCGGCTCGACAGGCGTTCCCAAAGGCGTTATCACGAGCACACTGTCACTTTGCAGCTATATAAACGCTTACCGTGACGTAATGGGAATAGATGAAACAGACGTGCTCGGCAACCAGTCGCCGCTTGATTATATCGCAGCGATAAGAGATATCTACCTGCCTGTGTTCACAGGTGCATCTACATATATTATCCCCAAGCAGTGCTTTGTGATGCCGGCTGAGCTTTTCAAAACGCTTAACGAGCAGAGGATAACTGCTGTCGGCTGGAGCGTTTCGGTGTTCACTATCGCTGTGAAGGTCGGCGCATTCGAGGGCGGCAGGCCTGAGTATCTAAAGAAGATATGCTTCTCAGGCTCAGTAATGCCCTGCTCTGTGCTCAGAGTATGGCAGGAGAACCTTCACGATGCTAAGTTCGTCAATCAGTATGGTCCTACCGAGTGTACAGCTTCCTGCACCTGCTATGAGGTGACTGAGAAGGTAAACGATGAAGACACGCTACCGATAGGCAAGCCCTACAGCAATTACCGTGTGTTCCTGCTTTCCGAGGACAACACACCCACTCCGCAGGGCGAGATGGGTGAGATATGCGTCAGCGGCCCTGCTGTCGCACTTGGTTACTATAACGCACCCGAGCTCACAGCCGGGACCTTTGTGCAGAACCCTCTCAACAAGGCGTTCTGTGAGCGCATCTTCAAGACGGGCGACTACGGCACTATGCGTGAGGACGGCGTGCTGCTCTTTAACGGCAGAAAGGACAGGCAGATAAAGCACCTCGGCCACCGTGTCGAGCTCAGCGAGATAGAGGCGGCAGCTTTGAAGCTCGATACCGTGTCTGACTGCTGCTCGATGTACTGGAAAGAAAAGGAGCTTATCTACCTTTTCTACACAGGTGATGCGACAGTCAAGGAGCTTGCAGGAAGCTTAAGAGGCGTTCTCCCGGGCTTTATGGTGCCGAGAAAGTTCGTGCAGCTTGAAGCTATGCCGCACCTTGCAAACGGCAAGATTGATATGCAGAGCCTCAAAGAATACTATTAATTCAGTTAACAGTTAACAGTTAACAGTTAAGGTGTCGTATCTTATCGGCAAAGCCGATAAGAAGAAAGTTTTGCTATGCAAAACATTTCCCTTCGGCGGACTTATGGCCATTCGGCCTTTTATCAAATATGCATTGATGTTCGGTGCTTCTTATGTGAAATGAATACAAATCAAAAAGGAATTTTAAGGAGGAAAACAAAATGAAAGAACAGCTTATGGAAATACTCGAGGAGCTTCGCCCTGATGTTGACTTTGAGTCGGAGAAGCAGCTTATAACAGACGGCGTGCTCGACAGCTTTGATATCGTGTCGCTCGTCGGCTCTCTTAATGATGAGTTCGATATCGAGATACAGGTAGGCAACCTTGTGCCTGATAACTTCAACAGCATCGAGGGCATGATGGCGCTTATCGAAAAGCTCCAGGACGAGGATTGATATTAAATGAACAAAAGCATTTTAAAAGAGATAACAACAAAATATCAGACGCCCTGCTATGTCTTTGATACAGATATATTTGAAAAGCGTGCAGGCAGGGTCAGGCAGGCTTTCGGGGAAAAGGTCGGTATATGCTATTCGATAAAGGCCGACCCGTTCATGACCGAGTTTTTGCCTGATGTGTTTGACTATATCGAGGTCTGCTCGCCAGGTGAGCTGTCGGTCTGCGAGAAGGTCGGCGCTGATATGGGCAGGATAATCTTCTCCGGCGTCAATAAGACCAAGGAAGACGTTGCCCGTGCTTTTGCCGACGGCGTGGCTGTTTTCACCGCCGAGAGCAGAAAGCATCTTGACCTCGTAAACCAGGTCTCCGCTGAGAACGGCGCTGTTTCAAAGGTGATACTCCGCCTTGCACACGGCAGCCAGTTCGGTATCGACAGGGGAGAGCTCTGTGAGCTCATAAGCCGCAGAGATGAATATAAAAGTGTACATATTATTGGTCTGCACTATTTTACCGGCACCCAGAAGACCAAGGCTAAGACTATAGAAAAGGAGCTCACTCTTTTAGACGAGCTGCTTTGCGAGCTTAAGGATAAATACGGCTTTGAAGCCTCGCACGTTGAGTACGGCACAGGCCTTGCTGTTGAGTATTATAAAGACCCCGGCGAAGATACTGAGCTGTCGCTCCTTGACGAGGCGGCTGAGTTTGTGCGCTCCTTCGGCGAAAAATACCCCCTCACAGTCGAAATGGGCAGGTTCTTCGCAGCTCCCTGCGGCTTCTATCTCACATCGGTGAATGATATAAAGACCACAGA from Ruminococcus sp. NK3A76 includes these protein-coding regions:
- a CDS encoding class I SAM-dependent DNA methyltransferase, which translates into the protein MAKAAKPKKVVSMEEALWKSADKLRGSVEPAEYKHVVLSLFFLKFASDKFEAQRKMIVEKYGDKFVDNIAFYTKDNVFYLPAESRWSFIMENAKQDDIALKIDTALFTIEKTNPALKGALPDNYYSRLHIDTSKLASLLDEIDKINTDDSENDIIGRIYEYFLGKFALAEGKGKGEFYTPKCIVNLIAELIEPYDGILYDPCCGSGGMFVQSIKFVEAHSGNKKKVSIYGQEYTNTTFKLAKMNLAIRGISANLGEMAANTFTNDQHKDLKADYIMANPPFNQKEWRAENELVDDPRWNGYEVPPTSNANYGWILNIVSKLSQNGVAGFLLANGALSDDGTELKIRKQLIDNNLVEAIIILPRSLFYTTDISVTLWILNKNKKARDVEKNGETIHYRDREREILFMDLRQMGSPFEKKYVELTEEDRAKVTATYHAWQQTGYEENYQDIPEFCYSASYDEVAEKGFTLVPSRYIEFVNRDENIDFDTKMKGLQAELKELLIEEEKSKADLLDVFKELGYEIKL
- a CDS encoding alpha/beta-type small acid-soluble spore protein gives rise to the protein MKGLTTQQGRDTLNRFKMEAANEVGVNLKQGYNGDLTSREAGSIGGQMVNMMCPQRQPYLPLPCLT
- a CDS encoding restriction endonuclease subunit S, translating into MKSSYDILGNHIRLVDYRNRDLVSDKVLGINIDKFFMPSVANVIGTDLSKYKLISKGLFACNPMHVGRDERLPVALYTDDTPAIVSPAYFMFEVVDNTKLNEEFLMMWFRRPEFDRICWLKTDGSVRGGITWNDICRIELPVPPLDEQLRIVSSYKAITDRITLKQRINDNLEATAQSLYQEVFVDRADNNSWKQGTVGDVLQLQRGHDLPRAEMLGGEYPVAGSTGTIGYHNQYTAKAPVIVMGRSGNIGNPRLYLCDCWTHNTSLYVKQIFNAECIWIFYLLKNLNYDGFVGGSAVPTLNRNDVHAYPIAVPPLELQQSFAKKIMKLIVFMEKNNTEIEQLQKMQEFILMTISSR
- a CDS encoding phosphopantetheine-binding protein, whose product is MKEQLMEILEELRPDVDFESEKQLITDGVLDSFDIVSLVGSLNDEFDIEIQVGNLVPDNFNSIEGMMALIEKLQDED
- a CDS encoding diaminopimelate decarboxylase, producing the protein MNKSILKEITTKYQTPCYVFDTDIFEKRAGRVRQAFGEKVGICYSIKADPFMTEFLPDVFDYIEVCSPGELSVCEKVGADMGRIIFSGVNKTKEDVARAFADGVAVFTAESRKHLDLVNQVSAENGAVSKVILRLAHGSQFGIDRGELCELISRRDEYKSVHIIGLHYFTGTQKTKAKTIEKELTLLDELLCELKDKYGFEASHVEYGTGLAVEYYKDPGEDTELSLLDEAAEFVRSFGEKYPLTVEMGRFFAAPCGFYLTSVNDIKTTDDINYVICDGGINQLNYYGQNMAMKVPPIELLDDKEGEITDYCLCGSLCTTADILVRKVSLPKLTIGDTLVFSKCGAYSVCEGIAVFLSRKLPAVCVYSEKEGLRQLRPHLDTYMLNCGGVGS
- a CDS encoding amino acid adenylation domain-containing protein; the protein is MITDVIKQLEKTALKYPDKRMFSDENGSLTFSQVRDKAKSLASALIPLTEGRSPVAVMSSRCSLTPAVFLGIAYAGCFYAPMDSTQPQKRLEGILGVLDPKLLIADRENAERAKSMGFKGEVLIAEELFETEVNEQALADRHKTACVDDPLYVIFTSGSTGVPKGVITSTLSLCSYINAYRDVMGIDETDVLGNQSPLDYIAAIRDIYLPVFTGASTYIIPKQCFVMPAELFKTLNEQRITAVGWSVSVFTIAVKVGAFEGGRPEYLKKICFSGSVMPCSVLRVWQENLHDAKFVNQYGPTECTASCTCYEVTEKVNDEDTLPIGKPYSNYRVFLLSEDNTPTPQGEMGEICVSGPAVALGYYNAPELTAGTFVQNPLNKAFCERIFKTGDYGTMREDGVLLFNGRKDRQIKHLGHRVELSEIEAAALKLDTVSDCCSMYWKEKELIYLFYTGDATVKELAGSLRGVLPGFMVPRKFVQLEAMPHLANGKIDMQSLKEYY